The Amycolatopsis japonica nucleotide sequence GCCGCGCCGACCACCGCCGCACCGGCGCCGTCGGCGAAGATGATCGCGTTCGCGCGGTCGACCGGGTCGATGTGGTCGGTCAGTTTCTCGGCACCGATGACGAGCGCCTTCTTCGCGCTGCCCGCCCGGATGAGATCCGAAGCGACGCCGATGCCGTAACAGAATCCGGCGCACGCGGCGTTGAGGTCGAACGCGGCCGGATGCGTGATGCCGATCCGGTCGGCCACCTGTGCGGCGGCGTTCGGGATCTGGGTGGGCATCGTGCAGTTCGGCAGGATGACCGTGTCCACTTCGGACGGGTCCACACCGGCGTCCGCCAGCGCGGCGGTGCCCGCCTTGACCGCCATGTCGACCAGCGACTCGTCCTTCTCGGCGAACCGGCGCTCGATGATGCCGACCCGCTCGCGGATCCACTGGTCGTTGGTGTCCATGATCTTCGAGAGATCGTCGTTGGTCACGATCTTCTCGGGCTGGAAGCTCCCGACACCGAGGATGCGGGTCCCGGCGGCGCCCGGCGCCTGCCGCAAAGTGGATCGGTCGGTCACGAAGCGTCCTCCTGCCCCTGAAGCTTCGCCAGCTCGGCCGGCGTCTTCAGAGCGATCGTGGTGGTCACGGTTCCCTTGAGCTGCCGCTTGACCAGCCCGGTCAGCGTGCCCGCCGGCGGAAGTTCGAGCGTCGAGGTGACACCCGCGGTGACCAGACCGTCCATGGTCAGATCCCAGCGAACCGGGCTCGTGACCTGCTTGACCAGCCGGTCGAGGTACTCGGCCCCGCTGGTGACGACCTGGCCGTCGGCGTTCGACAGCAGCGGACGCGTCGGGTCCGCCGGGGTGATCTTCGCAGCGTGGGCGGCCAGCGCTTCACGCGCGGGTGCCATGTAGGAGGTGTGGAACGCGCCCGCGACCTTGAGCGCGCGGACCTTGGTGCCCTCCAGCGGCTCGGCCACGATCTTCTCGATCGCGTCGGCGGCGCCGGAGGCGACGATCTGGCCGGCGCCGTTGCGGTTCGCCGCGGCGAGGCCGTTGCCCTCGAGCCACGCGACGACCTGCTCCGGGTCGCCGAGCATGACCGCGGCCATGCTCGTGGGCTCCAGCGCGCACGCCTTCGCCATCTCGGCGCCGCGGACGGCGGCCAGCGCGACGGCGTCTTCGGGGCTGAGCACGCCGGCGATGGCGGCGGCCGCCAGCTCGCCGACGGAGTGACCCGCGACCGGCGCGTCCGCGGCGACGGGAGCCTCACGCTGAAGGTGTTCGAAGGCCAGCAGCGACAGCGCCACGATCAGCGGCTGCGTGATCGCGGTGTCCTGGATCTCTTCGGCGTCCGCTTCGGTGCCGAGGCGGACGAGGTCGAGACCGGCCCGCTCGGACCAGGCTTCGACGCGCGCGCGGGCGCCGTCGAGCTCGAGCCAAGGGGAGAGCATGCCTGGGGCTTGGGAACCCTGACCGGGGGCGAGGACTGCAACTGTCACCCCACTAGAGAACACTCTCGGCCACCATGGTCGTGATGCCGACGCTCACCAAGTCCGGCCGACGTAATTGTCGGAACCCTCCAAAAGCGTCTTCCTGATCTCCGCGCTTAACCCAAAAGCCTTGTCGGGTTCAACCAGCTTTCCCTATGAAGTCCGTCACTGCGCAGAGTTACCAACCGGTTCGACGCTCGGGCCACGGTGACCGAGCGACGGCACGTGTGATCAGACGGACGGCACGCTCGTGGTCGGGGCCCCACCGTGTGTCGTCCACGCAGTCACCCGCGCCGTCCGTCCAGTCACGTGTGTCGTCCACTCAGTCACGTGTGTCGTCCCTCTGGTCACGCGGCCCGACCGCGGTGCCTGAGACGAGACTGGCTTTGAGCCCGGGGGCCGTCATTCGCGTGATCGGGAGCCGATCTCACGTGATTGGAGGCGGAACTCACGTGTGCGGTGTCCGATCACGCGAGTTCCGTCTCTGATCACGCGAGTTCCGTGTCCGATCACGCGTGTGCGGTGCCCGATCACGACGGCCGTCACCAGAGGCCGCGGGCGCGGGCCAGCCGCCCGACGGTCAGCGCCACCTTCAGCACCCAGGCGTCCCGCGATTCGGCGGCGTGGCGGCCGGTCAGTTCCGCCGCCTTCCGCAGCCGGTACCGGACGGTGTTCGGATGCACGAACAGCGTCCGCGCGCAGGTCTCCAGGACGCCGCCGCTGTCGAGGTAGGTCTCCACCGTCCGCAGCAAGGCCGGGCCCGCTTCTTCGAGCGGTCGCGCGATCTGCTCCACGAGCAGGCGTTCGGCCTCGGGATCGCCGGACAACGCGCGTTCGGGCAACAGGTCGATCGATCTCGCGGGCCGGGGCGCGCCGGGCCACCCGACGACGGCGCGCAGGCCGGAGAGCGCTTCGGTCGCGCTGTGGTGCGCTTCGGCGAGGGTGGGCACCGTCGGGCCGGCGACGACCGGGCCCTCGGCGAAGGCGACCGACAGCTTGGCGAGGATCTCGCGGTCCTTGACGCTGCCGTCGGTGGGACCGGCGACCACCACGACCAGCCGGGATCCCTGCACCGAAAGCAGCACGGGGCGCCCGACCCTGGCGGCGCGGCTGCGGACCTCGAACACGACGGCGGGCGGGTCGTCCGACGTCGGGGTGCCGACCAGCGCGGTGGCGGGCGCGGCCGGATCCCAGCCGAGCGCGGCGGCCCGGGAGAGCACCGCCTCCTCGGCGTCGCCGCGGACGATGCCGTCGACGACCAGCGCCTCCAGCCGCGCGTCCCAAGCGCCGCGCGCCTCGGCGGCGGCCGCGTAGGAGTTGGCGGCGGCGAACGCGATCTCCCTGCCGTAGCGCAGGATCCCCTCGATCAGAGCGGCGCGTTCGGCCTCGTTCGCGGCGAATTCCGGCAGCTGCTCCTCGAACACCTCGATCGCCAGCCGCACCATGCCGACCGCCTGCCGCAGGCTCACCCAGCGGGAGAGTTCGGCGGGTGCTTCGCGGAAGGCCTCGGTGGTGAGGGAGAGCGCCTCCTTGGCGTCGCGGAGCCAGTCGACGAAACCGGCGGCACCCGCCTGGGTGATCAGCAGGACGCTCGCGCGCTGATCGGCGGGGAGGCGGGCGAACCAGCTCAGCCGCTCTTCCATCACCGCCACGCTCGCGCTCGCGAGCCGGCCGGAGGCGTGCTCGAGCCGCCGGAGGGTCTTGGCGGACAGCCCGTGGTGCTTGGGGACACGCCGCCCGGAAGTCGCATCAGCCATGGTCAGGCGATCCTAGTCCGGAGGGCAAAGGTGGCCTTCATCCTGCGGCGGATCGCCCATGGAGTCCGAAGTGGACGGTAATGGGAGACGAAATTGCGAAAGGTCTCCGCATAAAACTCGAGGCCGCCCGGCGCTCGCGTTTTTCGCTGCGCCGGACGGCCTCGTCTCCCCGGTCCCCACCGGTAGGACAAGTATGGGACTTGTCGATCTTTTCCCGCTAGCTCACTCACTCGATCGTGGGTCGCCGAGTTGCCGGTGCGGTGCTCGTGATCAACGATCCCTCGCAAGCCGCACCGGTGTTGGGCGCGGATGCGCAGAGGAGGGAGTTCGCCGTGGGCGAGCAGCTGAAAGACGGTCTGGGACAAGCATGGAACCTTGTCGCCACCTTCGTGCCGAAATTGATCGGTTTCCTGATCATCCTGCTGATCGGCTGGTTGATCGCGAAAGCCGTGTCGAAGGCATTGGGACTGGTTCTGTCGAAGATCGGTTTCGGCAAGCTCATCGAGAAGACCGGGCTCACCGGAACGCTCAAACAGGCGAATGTCGACGCGGGCGGGATCCTCGTCAAACTCGTGTACTACTTCATTCTCCTGATCGCGCTGCAGCTCGCGTTCGGCGTATTCGGTGAGAGCAATCCGGTCAGCGCGCTGCTCAACGACATCATCGCGTTCCTGCCGCGGATCCTGGTGGCGCTGGTGCTGGTGATCGTCGCGGCAGCCGTGGCGAAGGTCGTCCGCGACCTGGTGACCGGAGCCCTGTCGACCCGGCCCGCGGGACGGCTGCTCGGCACCATCGCCTACTGGATGATCATGGCGTTCGGCATCATCGCCGCGCTCGGTCAGGTGAACATCGCGACCGCGATCACCGGACCGGTCCTGATCACCGTGCTCGCCACCATCGGCGGCGTGATCGTCGTCGGCTTCGGCGGCGGCCTGATCAAGCCGGCGCAGGACCGCTGGCAGGGCTGGCTGGCCAATCTGCAGGGGCAGCTGGAGGCCGGTGACGCCAAGCAGGAGGTCCGTTCGGAGCCGCCGACTTCGCCCGTGGGCATCGGTCGCGTAGATTCCTGAGCATCCCGCGGGCCCGGTGATCGAGGAAGGCACCGGGCCCGCGTGGAGTCGAAGGGCCCATCGCCGCGGAACACGCGGTGAAGGGCCCTTTCGCGTCTCCTCAGCGCCCCTCGAGCCGCCCGCCTGTTCCGCACCTCACACTCACTGGGGAATGGGGCCGGAACGGAGCATGTTGGAGCGGTAGACGGAGAGGGGTGCGGACGTGGACTTCCTGCTGCACAACGGTGTCACGGTGCTCGGACAATGGATCTCCTTCGCCGAGCTGGCGGGGCAGATCTTCGCGCTCGCCGTGGTCTTCCTGGCGCAACGCCGCACGTTGTGGACGTGGCCGGTCCAGGTCGGCGCCACCGTGCTGTTGTTCTCGGTCTACGTCTCCGCGCATCTCGGCGGGCTCGCGACCAGGCAGATCGCGATCCTCGCCATCTCGATCTACGGCTGGTGGGCCTGGTCCCGCCGCAGCGACCCGGTCTACGGCGTCGTCGTTCGCAAGGGCCGTCTCGGCGAGCGTCTGGCGATGGCCGGCGCGTTCGCGATCGGCACCACCGTGATGGCGCTGGTCCTCGACGCGCTGGACGCTTCATGGGCGCCTTGGCCGGACGCCGCGATCTTCGTCGGCACGCTGGTGGCCTTCGCCGCCCAGGGCGCGGGTCTCGTCGAGTTCTGGCTGGTGTGGCTGGTCGTCGACGCGATCGGCGTACCGCTGCAGCTCTCGTCGGGCCTGTACTTCTCGGCGGCGGTGTACATCGTGTTCGCCGGGCTGGTCGTGCACGGCTGGTGGAGCTGGAACCGGACGGCGAAGCAGGTCAGCACCGCGCCGTCCGGGGTCTCGGCCGCGGTCTAGCGCATGGTGGCGTGTGAGGGCTTCAGGTCGGCGAGGGTGCGGACACCCAGCAGCTGCATCGTCCGGACCATCTCGGCGCGCAGGATGTCCACGCACCGCTGAACGCCGCGCTCGCCCCCGGCCATCAGGCCGTAGAGGAACGCGCGCCCGATGAGCACCGCGTCCGCGCCGCGCGCGATGGCGGCCACGATGTCGCCGCCGGACAGGATGCCGGTGTCGACCCACACCTCGGCGTCGCCCTGGATCTCGTCGAGCACCGCGGGCAGCAGTTCGATCGGCGTCGGCGCGCGGTCGAGCTGGCGGCCGCCGTGGTTGGACAGCAGCACCGCGTCGGCGCCGTGCTTGACCACGTCACGCGCGTCGTCGACGTTCTGGATCCCCTTGACCACGAGCTTGCCCGGCCAGGTCTGGCGGACCCAGTCGAGGTCGTCGAAGTTCAGGGTCGGGTCGAAGAGCTGGTTGAGCAGCTCGGCGACCGTGCCGTCGAACTGGCTCAGCGACGCGAAGGTCAGCGGCTCGGTGGTCAGCAGGTTGAACCACCACGCCGGATGCATCGCGCCGTCGACGAACGTCTTGAGGGTGAGCGCGGGCGGGATGGTCAGCCCGTTGCGGACGTCGCGCAGCCGCGCGCCCGCGACCGGCGTGTCCACCGTCAGCATGAGCGTGTCGAAGCCGGCGGCCCAGGCGCGATTCATCAGATCTTCGCCCGCCTTGTGGTCGCGCCAGACGTAGAGCTGGAACCACTTGCGGGCCTCCGGGGCGGCCGCGGCGAGGTCTTCGATGGACGTCGTCGCCATCGTCGACAGCCCCATCGGGATGCCGTTGCGCTGCGCGACGCGGGCCACCGCGGACTCGCCCTCGTGGTTCATCATCCGCGTGAACCCGGTCGGCGCGAACGCGAACGGCAGCTCCGAACGCTTGCCGAGGATCTCCTTGCTCGTGTCCACATCGGACACGCCGCGCAGGACGTTCGGGTGGAATTCCACGCTGCGGAAGGCCTGCCGGGCGCGGCGGAGGCTGTCTTCCAGCTCCGCGGCGCCGTCGGTGTAGTCGAACGCCGCCCGGGGCGTCCGCTTGCGGGCGAGCATCCGCAGATCGGCGATCGTGTGCGCGCCCGCCAGCCGCCGGTCGGTCGGGTTGAGCACGATCGGCTTCGGCCGCAGGATCTGCTTCAGCTCACTCGGCTTCGGCAGTCGACGCTTGGTCACACTCGCTCACCCTTTCCGCAAACATCCGATGTCTCACCCTAGCTGCTCCGCCGCCGGACGCAATGAAGGGACCTTTCCTTGCGAAATTTGCAAGGAAAGGTCCCTTCATCTCAGCGTCAGGCGCTACCGGAGTCCGACAACTGCGGACCCGCGGCGGCGACGTCGTCGAGACGGTACTTGCGCGCCGCCTCCGCCGCCTTCGACCGGTCGATCTCGCCGCGCTTGGCCAGCGCGCTCAGCGTGCCGACCACGATCGACTGGGCGTCGACCAGGAACTTCCGCCGGGCGGCGGGACGGGTGTCGGAGAACCCGAACCCGTCGGTGCCCAGCGTCAGCATGTCGGTCGGCACCCAGGGGCGGATGAGATCCGGCACGGCCCGCATCCAGTCCGACACCGCGACGACCGGCCCGTTCGCGCCGGACAGCTTCTGCGTGATGTACGGCACACGCGGGGAGTCGCCCGGGTGGAGCAGGTTGTCGTGGTCGACCTCGACGGCCTCGCGCCGCAGCTCGGTCCACGACGTCGCCGACCACACGGCCGCGCGTACGCCCCACTCCTCGGCCAGCATCTGCTGCGCCCGCAGCGCGTCCGGCATGGTGACGCCGGAGACCAGGATCTGCGCCTCCGGGCCGTCGCCCGACGGGGCGTCCGCGTACTTGTAGAGACCCTTGAGCAGGCCGTCGACGTCGAGGTTCTCGGGCTCGGCGGGCTGCTGGTAGGGCTCGTTGTAGATCGTCATGTAGTAGAAGATGTTCTCGCCGTTGCCGTCCGGCCCGGTCTCGCCGTACATCCGGCGAAGACCGTCCCGCACGATGTGGGCGATCTCGAACGACCACGCCGCGTCGTAGGCCACGACGGCCGGGTTGGTCGCCGCCAGCAGCAGCGAGTGCCCGTCGGCGTGCTGGAGGCCCTCACCGGTCAGCGTGGTGCGGCCGGCGGTGGCGCCGAGCACGAACCCGCGGGCCATCTGGTCGGCCGCCGCGTAGAGGCCGTCACCGGTCCGCTGGAACCCGAACATCGAGTAGAAGATGTAGATCGGGATCATCGGCTCGCCGTGCGTGGCGTACGAGGTGCCGACGGCGGTGAACGACGCGGTCGAGCCCGCCTCGTTGATGCCCTCGTGCAGGATGACGCCCTTTTCGGACTCCTTGTAGGCCAGCATCAGGCTCGCGTCGACCGACGTGTACGTCTGGCCGTGCGGGTTGTAGATCTTGGCCGTCGGGAACATCGAGTCGAGACCGAAGGTGCGCGCCTCGTCCGGGATGATCGGGACGATCCGCTTGCCGATCTCGGAGTCCTTCGCCAGCTCGCGGACGAGCCGGACGAACGCCATCGTGGTGGCGACCTCCTGCTTGCCCGAGCCCTTGCGGATGCCTTCGTAGACCTTGTCGCCGGGCAGCACGAGGGCCTTCGAGGCCTTCGGGCGGCGTTCCGGCAGGAACCCGCCGAGCGCGCGACGGCGGCCGATCATGTACTCGATCTCGGCCGATTCCTTGCCAGGGTGGTAGTACGGCGGCAGCTTCGGGTCGCGCTCGAGCTCCTCGTCGCTGATCGGGATGCGTTGGGCGTCCCGGAACAGCTTGAGGTCGTCGAGGGTGAGCTTCTTCATCTGGTGCGTGGCGTTGCGGCCCTCGAAGGACGGCCCGAGGCCGTAACCCTTGATGGTGTGGGCCAGGATCACCGTCGGCTGGCCGTGGTGCTCCAGCGACGACTTGTAGGCCGCGTAGACCTTGCGGTAGTCGTGCCCGCCGCGCTTGAGGTTCCAGACGTCGGCGTCGGTGAGGTCCTTGACGAGTTCCTTGGTCCGCGGGTCGCGGCCGAAGAAGTGCTCGCGGACGAACGCGCCGTCGTTGGCCTTGTAGGTCTGGAAATCGCCG carries:
- the aceE gene encoding pyruvate dehydrogenase (acetyl-transferring), homodimeric type, giving the protein MAPQNDGASGKETPARVRVIRDGLAAHLPDIDPEETAEWLDSFDEALARGGQQRARYLMLRILERARERHVGVPALTSTDYVNTIPTENEPWFPGDEEIERRYRAYIRWNAAIMVHRAQRPGVGVGGHISTYGSSAALYEVGFNHFFRGKDHSGGGDQIFIQGHASPGIYARAFLEGRLTENQLDGFRQEFSHAGEGGGLPSYPHPRLMPEFWENPTVSMGLGPMNAIYQARFNRYLRDRGIKDTSDQHVWAFLGDGEMDEPESRGLIHVAASEGLDNLTFVINCNLQRLDGPVRGNGKIIQELESYFRGAGWNVIKVIWGREWDSLLHADRDGALVNLMNTTPDGDFQTYKANDGAFVREHFFGRDPRTKELVKDLTDADVWNLKRGGHDYRKVYAAYKSSLEHHGQPTVILAHTIKGYGLGPSFEGRNATHQMKKLTLDDLKLFRDAQRIPISDEELERDPKLPPYYHPGKESAEIEYMIGRRRALGGFLPERRPKASKALVLPGDKVYEGIRKGSGKQEVATTMAFVRLVRELAKDSEIGKRIVPIIPDEARTFGLDSMFPTAKIYNPHGQTYTSVDASLMLAYKESEKGVILHEGINEAGSTASFTAVGTSYATHGEPMIPIYIFYSMFGFQRTGDGLYAAADQMARGFVLGATAGRTTLTGEGLQHADGHSLLLAATNPAVVAYDAAWSFEIAHIVRDGLRRMYGETGPDGNGENIFYYMTIYNEPYQQPAEPENLDVDGLLKGLYKYADAPSGDGPEAQILVSGVTMPDALRAQQMLAEEWGVRAAVWSATSWTELRREAVEVDHDNLLHPGDSPRVPYITQKLSGANGPVVAVSDWMRAVPDLIRPWVPTDMLTLGTDGFGFSDTRPAARRKFLVDAQSIVVGTLSALAKRGEIDRSKAAEAARKYRLDDVAAAGPQLSDSGSA
- a CDS encoding ACP S-malonyltransferase, giving the protein MTVAVLAPGQGSQAPGMLSPWLELDGARARVEAWSERAGLDLVRLGTEADAEEIQDTAITQPLIVALSLLAFEHLQREAPVAADAPVAGHSVGELAAAAIAGVLSPEDAVALAAVRGAEMAKACALEPTSMAAVMLGDPEQVVAWLEGNGLAAANRNGAGQIVASGAADAIEKIVAEPLEGTKVRALKVAGAFHTSYMAPAREALAAHAAKITPADPTRPLLSNADGQVVTSGAEYLDRLVKQVTSPVRWDLTMDGLVTAGVTSTLELPPAGTLTGLVKRQLKGTVTTTIALKTPAELAKLQGQEDAS
- a CDS encoding alpha-hydroxy acid oxidase — protein: MTKRRLPKPSELKQILRPKPIVLNPTDRRLAGAHTIADLRMLARKRTPRAAFDYTDGAAELEDSLRRARQAFRSVEFHPNVLRGVSDVDTSKEILGKRSELPFAFAPTGFTRMMNHEGESAVARVAQRNGIPMGLSTMATTSIEDLAAAAPEARKWFQLYVWRDHKAGEDLMNRAWAAGFDTLMLTVDTPVAGARLRDVRNGLTIPPALTLKTFVDGAMHPAWWFNLLTTEPLTFASLSQFDGTVAELLNQLFDPTLNFDDLDWVRQTWPGKLVVKGIQNVDDARDVVKHGADAVLLSNHGGRQLDRAPTPIELLPAVLDEIQGDAEVWVDTGILSGGDIVAAIARGADAVLIGRAFLYGLMAGGERGVQRCVDILRAEMVRTMQLLGVRTLADLKPSHATMR
- a CDS encoding mechanosensitive ion channel family protein, with the protein product MGEQLKDGLGQAWNLVATFVPKLIGFLIILLIGWLIAKAVSKALGLVLSKIGFGKLIEKTGLTGTLKQANVDAGGILVKLVYYFILLIALQLAFGVFGESNPVSALLNDIIAFLPRILVALVLVIVAAAVAKVVRDLVTGALSTRPAGRLLGTIAYWMIMAFGIIAALGQVNIATAITGPVLITVLATIGGVIVVGFGGGLIKPAQDRWQGWLANLQGQLEAGDAKQEVRSEPPTSPVGIGRVDS
- a CDS encoding nicotinamide mononucleotide transporter family protein, translating into MDFLLHNGVTVLGQWISFAELAGQIFALAVVFLAQRRTLWTWPVQVGATVLLFSVYVSAHLGGLATRQIAILAISIYGWWAWSRRSDPVYGVVVRKGRLGERLAMAGAFAIGTTVMALVLDALDASWAPWPDAAIFVGTLVAFAAQGAGLVEFWLVWLVVDAIGVPLQLSSGLYFSAAVYIVFAGLVVHGWWSWNRTAKQVSTAPSGVSAAV
- a CDS encoding beta-ketoacyl-ACP synthase III, yielding MTDRSTLRQAPGAAGTRILGVGSFQPEKIVTNDDLSKIMDTNDQWIRERVGIIERRFAEKDESLVDMAVKAGTAALADAGVDPSEVDTVILPNCTMPTQIPNAAAQVADRIGITHPAAFDLNAACAGFCYGIGVASDLIRAGSAKKALVIGAEKLTDHIDPVDRANAIIFADGAGAAVVGAADTAQIGPVAWGSAGEHVDLIYMRDNKWIYQEGQSVFRWATTQIAPIALQALELAGLEPSDVDVLIPHQANLRIVEAIAKKLRAKGAREDMVVADDIRYSGNTSSASIPLALDHMRKAGTVKQGDVVLAVGFGAGLSYAGQAFVCP
- a CDS encoding PucR family transcriptional regulator, with translation MADATSGRRVPKHHGLSAKTLRRLEHASGRLASASVAVMEERLSWFARLPADQRASVLLITQAGAAGFVDWLRDAKEALSLTTEAFREAPAELSRWVSLRQAVGMVRLAIEVFEEQLPEFAANEAERAALIEGILRYGREIAFAAANSYAAAAEARGAWDARLEALVVDGIVRGDAEEAVLSRAAALGWDPAAPATALVGTPTSDDPPAVVFEVRSRAARVGRPVLLSVQGSRLVVVVAGPTDGSVKDREILAKLSVAFAEGPVVAGPTVPTLAEAHHSATEALSGLRAVVGWPGAPRPARSIDLLPERALSGDPEAERLLVEQIARPLEEAGPALLRTVETYLDSGGVLETCARTLFVHPNTVRYRLRKAAELTGRHAAESRDAWVLKVALTVGRLARARGLW